Genomic segment of Streptomyces sp. NA02950:
GTACGCGGCCAGCGCCTTGTCGAAGGAGGGACAGGAGATCTCCACGATCTCGGCGCCCAGCTCGCGCAGCAGCTCCACCGACTCGTTGAACCGCTGCATCACGCCGGCCTGGTAGCCCTCGCCCGCGAACTCCTTGACGACGCCGATGCGCATGCCCTGCACACTGCCGTTGCGCGCGGCCTCGACGACCGGCGGGACGGGCGCGTCGATGGAGGTGGAGTCCAGCGGATCGTGTCCGGCGATCACCTCGTGCAGCAGCGCCGCGTCCAGCACGGTGCGGGCACAGGGGCCGCCCTGGTCCAGGGAGGAGGAGAACGCCACCATGCCGTACCGGGAGACCGCCCCGTAGGTGGGCTTGACGCCGACGGTGCCGGTGACGGCGGCGGGCTGGCGGATGGAGCCGCCGGTGTCGGTGCCGATGGCCAGCGGGGCCTGGAAGGAGGCCAGCGAGGCGGAGGAACCGCCGCCGGAGCCGCCGGGGATGCGGGTGAGGTCCCACGGGTTGCCGGTGGGTCCGAACGCGCTGTTCTCGGTGGAGGACCCCATGGCGAACTCGTCCATGTTGGTCTTGCCGAGCACGATGACGCCCGCGTCCCTCAGCCGCCGGGTCACGGTGGCGTCGTACGGCGGGAGCCAGCCCTCGAGGATCTTGGAACCGACGGTGGTCGGGATCCCCTGGGTGGTGAAGATGTCCTTGAGCGCGAGCGGGACACCGGCCAGCGGGCCCAGCTCCTCGCCGCGCTCCCGCCGCTCGTCGACCGCGCGGGCCTGGGCGAGCGCGCCCTCCCGGTCCACGTGCAGGAAGGCGTGCACCTTCTCGTCGACGGCCTCGATACGGGCCAGATGGGCTTCGGTGACCTCGACGGCGGTGAGTTCGCTGGAGGCGACCTTGGCGGCGATCTCCGCCGCGGTGAGCCTGGTCGGATCGGCCATGGCGGTCACTCCTCCCCCAGGATCTGCGGCACCTTGAAACGCTGCTGCTCCTGGGCCGGGGCGCAGGCCAGCGCCTCCTGCGGGGTCAGCGAAGGACGGACCTCGTCCGGGCGCATGACGTTGGTCAGCGGCAGCGGGTGGGAGGTCGGCGGTACGTCTTGGTCGGCGACCTCGGAGACGCGGGCGACCGCGCCGATGATGTCGTCCAGCTGTCCGGCGAAGTGGTCGAGCTCTTCGTCCTTCAGCTCCAGACGCGCCAGCCGGGCGAGGTGGGCGACCTCCTCGCGCGTGATGCCAGGCATGCAGGGATCCTCGGGGTGAGTGTGTAAGTTCCGGCCCCAATCCTATGGCGCCGCCGGCGCCGGGCGCGAAACGCTTTCCCCCCGTCTCTCCCCTGTCCCGTCCATCCGCCCCGTTCACCCGTGCCGTCACCCGCGCCGGTTGCCCCCGCTCCGGGCTAGGTGACCGGCTGGTCGGCGTCGGTTTCGGCCGGGGACGGCTCGGCGTCCCGCTCCTCGCGGCTCCAGCCGCTCTCACCGCGGGCCCGCAGCCAGGCGGTGGTCTCCTCGGGCGGCATGGCGGCGGCCACCAGCCAGCCCTGGACCGCGTCGCACCCCAGGTCGCGCAGGCGCTCCCAGGTCTCGTCGTCCTCCACGCCCTCGGCGACGACCAGCAGGCCCAGCGAATGCGCGAGGTCGACCGTACAGCGGACGATCTCCGCGTCCTCGTTGTCCACGGCCAGCCGGGCCACGAAGGAGCGGTCGATCTTGAGTTCGCTCACCGGGAGCCGCCGCAGATGCACCAGGGAGGAGTAGCCGGTGCCGAAGTCGTCGAGGGACATCCGCACGCCGTGGCCGGTCAGCCCGGCGAGGGTGTCGGCCGCGCGCTGCGGGTCCTCCAGCAGCACATGCTCGGTTATCTCCAGCTGGAGGGCACCGGCCGGGACGCCGTGCCGGGCCAGCCGCCCGGCCACCGCGCCCGCGAAACCGGGGGTGTGGACATCGCGCGGCGAGACATTGACGGCGACCGGCACCTCGAGACCGTCCGCCCGCCACCGGGCGACCTGGCCGAGGGCGGTCTCCAGCACGTATTCGGTCAGCCGCGGCATCAGCCCGGAGCTTTCGGCCATGGCGATGAACTCGTCCGGCGGCACCCGGCCGCGGTCCGGGTGCACCCAGCGGACCAGCGCCTCCAGCCCGGCGACATGGCCGTCGAAACCGACCTTGGGCTGGTAGTGGAGCTCCACCTCGCCCGCGTCCAGGGCGCGCCGCAGATCGCCCAGCAGTCCGAGCCGGTCGGGGGTGTTGCCGTCGCGGCGGGCCTCGTAGAGCTCGACCCCACTGCGGTCCCGCTTGGCCTGGTACATCGCGACATCGGCGCGGCGCAGCAGCCCCTCGGCGTCCAGCGCGTGGTCGGGGTAGACGGCGACCCCGGCGCTGGCCTCGAGCACCAGGGTGAGCCCGTCGAGGTCGAGCGGTGAGCCGAGGTCGCCGACGAGGACGCGGGCGGAGCGCTGGGCGGCGGTGAGCGAGTCGGTGGTGGGCAGCAGCACCGCGAATTCGTCTCCGCCGAGCCGGGCCACCTCCGCCCCGCGCGGCAGGGCCCGCCGCAGCCGCTCGGCGATCTGGAGCAGCAGCCGGTCGCCCGCCAGATGACCCAATGTGTCGTTGACCGAACGGAACCGGTCCAGGTCGAGCAGAACGAGCGCGGTACGGGTTCCGGCCCTCTCGGCCTCGTCCAGCGCGGCCCAGGTGCGCTCCAGCAGCCACTGGCGGTTGGGCAGCCCGGTGAGCGGATCGCGCAGTTGCTCCTCGGCGCGCACCCGGGCGATCCACAGCGTGGAGTCCAGGGCGACCAGCGGGACCGCGAACAGCGGGAGCAGCAGCGGGGTGTCCCCGGCGACGACGACGATCAGCGGGGCGATGCCGAGCAGCGCGATCCCGACGAGGGCGTGCCGGACGAGGGCGGTGCGGGCGGCGGTGGGCAGTCCGGCGCCGGGCGGGGCGAGGGAGTACCAGAGCAGGGCGCGGGTGACGGCGAGATAGACGAAGGCGGTCAGGACCGTCTGGGGGATGGCGGACATCGCCCAGGTGTCGGTGTGCCAGGGGTGTTCGACCGAGGGCCGGGTGCCGAAGGCGGCGAGGGTGAGGGCACCGGCGCCGACGCCGAGGATGTCGACCGCGCCGTGCAGCACGGCCTGTCGCCAGCGGTGCCGCCGGGCGGCGCCGACCAGCACCACCACGGCGAGGCTGATGAGCACGGCCGGGATCCAGCCGTAGAGCAGCAGCGCGGCCAGGGTTAACGCGGCGCCGGAGCCGGTGCCGCCCCACCAGCGGTCCCGGCCCAGGGCGACGAGATGGCCGACGATGATGCCGGTGAGCACGGCGAACGACCAGCCCACCGTGCCGTCGGGAAAGAGTGCGTGGCCCGCGTCGAGCACCCGGAACACTCCGATGCCGAACGCGAAAGCGGCCATGGCGACCGCCGCGGCCGGCAGCGCGGGCAGGACTGCCCGGCGCAGCCGCGACGCCGGGGCGGCGCTTTCGGTCGGTTTCATACCCGTCCCTCTCACAGCCGGCGGTGCCAGCGCCACGGCAGGCGCACACCTCAACAGTAGGCGGCAGAAGGCCGGGACGGGCGGGGATCGGCAGCGGTTGCCCGAATGCCGCCCGACGATCGGTGACCTTCTGGTATGCGCTGTAAGGGTGATGCCCGCCGGCTGCGTGCGGGAAGTGCTCCCAGTCGTAATCCGGCCACCTTTGAACTGCTGTACAGACAAGATGGCCGGACCACTGCGCCGGTCGGGTGGACCGGGCTACTCCTCGGATGACTCCGGAGCCGGCAGAGCGGCCTCTTTCGCGGCGTCGGGCCCCTGTTCGAGGAGAACGGCAAAACCCTCGTCGTTCAGAACCGGAACCTTCAACTGCATGGCCTTGTCGTACTTCGAGCCGGGATTGTCGCCGACAACGACGAAATCAGTCTTCTTCGAAACAGAGCCGGTGACTTTCGCCCCGCGGTTCTGCAACTCCTCCTTGGCGCCGTCCCGGGTGTGCGAGGCCAGGGTGCCGGTGACCACCACGGTGAGCCCGGCCAGCGGCCGCGGGCCCTCGTCCTCGCCCGCCTCCTCCTCCAGCCGCACCCCGGCCCGCCGCCACTTCTCCACGATCTCGCGGTGCCAGTCCACGGTGAACCACTGCTTGACCGAGGCCGCGATGATGCCGCCCACGCCCTCGACGGCCGCCAGCTCCTCCTCGCTCGCCTCGGCGATCCGGTCCAGCGAACGGAATTCTCGGGCCAGCGCGGTGGCCGCGACCGGCCCCACATGGCGGATCGACAGACCGGTGATGATCCGGGCCAGCGGACGCTGCTTGGCCGCCTCGATATTGGCCAGCATGGCCAGGGCGTTCTTCTTCGGCTCGCCCTTCTGGTTGGCGAAGAAGGTGACCACCTTCTCCTCACCGGTCCTGGGGTCGCGCTTGGGCAGCCCGCTGTCCGGATCCAGTACGTACGACCTGATGGGCAGCAGTTGTTCGATATCGAGATCGAACAGATCCCCCTCGTCCTTCAGCGGTGGATCGGAGGGCTCCAGCGGCTGGGTGAGCGCGGCGGCGGCCACATAGCCCAGATTCTCGATGTCCAGGCACTTGCGGCCCGCGAGATAGAAGATGCGCTCCCTCAGCTGCGCCGGGCAGGAACGGCCGTTGGGACACCGCAGATCGACATCGCCCTCCTTGGCGGGCTGCAACGGGGTGTGGCACTCCGGGCATTCGGCGGGCATCACGAACTCCCGCTCGTCGCCGTCCCGCAGATCGACGACCGGCCCCAGGATCTCCGGAATGACATCGCCCGCCTTGCGCAGCACCACGGTGTCGCCGATCAGCACGCCCTTGGCCTTGACCACGTCCTGGTTGTGCAGGGTCGCGAACTCCACCTCCGAGCCCGCCACCGTGACCGGCTCCACCACCGCGTACGGCGTCACCCGGCCGGTGCGGCCCACGCCGACCCGGATGTCGACCAGCTTGGTGTTGACCTCCTCGGGCGGGAACTTCCAGGCAATGGCCCAGCGCGGCGCCCGCGACGTGGAGCCCAGCCGCCCCTGCAACGGGATCTCGTCCAGCTTGACGACCGCGCCGTCGATCTCGTGCTCCACCGAGTGCCGGTGCTCGCTGTCCCCGTAGTACGCGATGTACTCCCGCACGCCCTCCAGGGAGTCGACGACCCGGTAGTGGGCCGCGGTCGGCAGCCCCCACTCGTGCAGCAGCTCGTACGCCTGCGACAGCCGGTCGATGTCGAAGCCTTCACGGGCGCCGATGCCGTGGACCACCATGCGCAGCGGGCGGGAGGCGGTGACCTTCGGGTCCTTCTGGCGCAGCGAACCGGCAGCCGCGTTCCGCGGGTTGGCGAACGGCGGCTTCCCGGCTTCCACCAGCCGGGCGTTGAGCTCGTCGAAGCGCTCGCGGGGGAAGAAGACCTCGCCGCGCACCTCCACCAGCTCCGGGATCCGGTCGCCCTTGAGGCGGTTGGGGATCTCGGCGATGGTGCGCACGTTGGGCGTGATGTCCTCGCCGGTGCGCCCGTCGCCCCGGGTCGCGGCGCGGGTCAACCGCCCCCGCTCATAGGTGAGGTTGACCGCCAGCCCGTCCACCTTGAGCTCGAGGAGGTAGTGGTACGAGGTGTTCCCCAGCTCGCGGGCGATGCGATCGGCCCACGCGGCCAGTTCCTCGTCGTCGAAGGCGTTGTCCAGGCTGAGCATCCGCTCGCGGTGCTGGACCTCGGTGAACTCCGTCTCGTAGGCCCCCGCGACCTTCTGGGTGGGCGAATCGGGCGCCCTGAGCTCGGGGTGCTCGTCCTCCAGGGCCTCCAGGCTGCGCAGCAGCCGGTCGAACTCCGCGTCCGAGACGATCGGGGCGTCCTTGACGTAGTACCGGAAGCGGTGCTCCTCGACCTGCTCAGCGATCTTGGCGTGCTGATCCCGTGCCTCGGCGGGCACTGTCGACTGCTCTTCGCCGGCCACCGTGTCGTCCTCCCGTTACTCAGGGTTGTCCGCGAGCGATCTCGCCGCCCGGACGCAATGGGCCAGCGCGGCACGGGCATACGCGGGCGAAGCACCCGCGAGCCCGCACGACGGAGTGATCACCACGGACTCCGCGAGAGTCCCCGGCGACAGCCCCAGCCTGCGCCACAGCGTCCTGACACCCCTGACGCTACCGGCAGGGTCGGACAATGGACCCTCCACGCCGGGGACGGCGCCGACGAACAGCGCCGTACCGCCCTCCACGGTCTCTCCGACCGCCTCCTCCTCACTCTCCGTGAGGAGCGAGAGGTCGAAGGAGATGCCCGCGGCCCCGGCCCGGCGCAGCAGCCGGAACGGCACGGACGGCGCGCAGGAGTGGACCACCACGGGCCCGTCCGCCGCCGCGACCAGATCGCGCAGCGCGCCCTCGACCACCCCCCGGTCCACCGCGGGGTGGGTGCGGTAGCCGCTGGCCGTACGGACGCTCCCGGCCAGCACCGCGGTCAGCGACGGCTCGTCGAGCTGGAGCACCACCTCGGCGCCCGGCACCCGGCGGCGCACCTCCGCGAGATGGGCCCGCAGGCCCTCGGCGAGCGAGGCGGTCAGGTCCCGGCAGGCACCCGGGTCGCTCAGCGCGGCCTCCCCGCCGCGCAGTTCCAGGGCGGCGGCAAGGGTCCACGGCCCGACGGCCGACACCTTCAGCGCCCCCCGGTGCCCTTGCGTGTACTCCTCCAGGGCGTCGAGGTCCTCGCCCAGCCAGGACCGGGCCCGCCGGGTGTCCCGGCCCGGCCGGTCGCTGATCCGCCAGCCGCTGGGCTCGACATGGGCGTACAGCTCGACGAGCATCCCGGCGGTCCGCCCGATCATGTCCGCGCCGGGCCCCCGCGCGGGCAGCTCCGCCAGATACGGCAGGGCCTCCAGCGACCCGGTGACGGTCTTCGCGGCCTCCCGCGCGTCGCCGCCCGGCATCGACCCGACGCCGGTCGCGGCCCCCGCGCCCCAGCTGTGGTGGTTGCTGCTCTTCTCGCTCACCCGGGAAGCCTAAGCGCTCCGCGGGAAGCGCCACGCGGTGCCGTCAGTCGTCCGCCGCCGCGTGGTGGCCGGTCGCGCCCACGCGGCGGAGCCGCACATCGACACAGCCCCGCGCCCCCGCGGGGCGCAACCGAACCGCACCGGATTTCAGCGCGGCCGCTCAGGCACTGTCCGGGCGGTCGCGGATCGGTCCGCGGCGCCCGGCGCGGGGGGGCGCCTCCCAGCGGTGGCCGGGGGAACGTCGCGCGCCGAGAAGATCACCGGGACACGGCCCGTGGAACTCGCCCGGGGCGGTGGCGCCGCCGCCCGGACCGGGCACCCCGGCGGACGGCGGCGACAGCGACGCCGGTGACGGCGACGGCCGCGCCGACGTACGGACCCGCCGCGCGGACGTACGGGTCAGCCGCGCGGACCCACGGGTCAGCCGCGCGGACCCACGGGTCAGCCGCGCGGACCCACGGGTCAGCCGCGCGGACGTACGGGTCAGCCGCGCGGACGCACCGACAGATCGGTGATCTCCGCGTCATGCGGCAGGTCGAGCGCGGTCAGCACGGTGGTGGCCACGGTCTCCGGCGCGATCCAGCGGTCCGGGTCGTACTCCTTGCCCTCCTGCTGGTGCACCTTCACCTGCATCGGGGTCGCGGTGCGCCCGGGGTAGACGGTGGTCACCCGCACCCCGTTGCCGCTCTCCTCCCAGCGCAGCGCGTCGGCCAGCGCCTTGAGGCCGTGCTTGCTCGCGGCGTACGCGCCCCACTGGGCGTTGGCACGCAGTCCCGCACCGGAGTTGAGGAACAGCACATGCCCCTTGGCCAGCCTGAGCTGCGGCAGCAGCAGCCGGGTCAGCTCGGCGGGCGAGACGAGGTTGGCGGCGAGCTGGCGGTTCCACGCCTTGGGGGTCAGCTCACCGATCTCCCCGAGGTCGACCACGCCCGCGATGTGCAGCAGCGAGTCCAGCCGGTCCGGCAGGGTCTGGTGACTCAGCGCCCAGGACAGCTTCTCCGGGTCCGCGAGGTCTCCGACGACCGTGCGCGCCCCGGGGAACCGCCGCTCCAGTTCCTTCGCCCGTCCGGCGTCCCGCGCCAGCAGCCACAGGTCGTCGCCGCGGCCGGCCAGCCGCTCGGCCACCGCCGTACCGATGCCCGAGCCTGCCCCAGTGATCAGATGCGTTCCCATGCCCCCAGCTTGCCTCACCGCGTGCACGTGCACGCCCTGGCTTGGCGCAATCCCGCGCACCCGGGGCGGGTGGCCTTCCCGCCGGGCGCCCGCGTCCTGTAACGGCCGACGGCGGCGCTCCTAGACCGTCT
This window contains:
- the gatA gene encoding Asp-tRNA(Asn)/Glu-tRNA(Gln) amidotransferase subunit GatA codes for the protein MADPTRLTAAEIAAKVASSELTAVEVTEAHLARIEAVDEKVHAFLHVDREGALAQARAVDERRERGEELGPLAGVPLALKDIFTTQGIPTTVGSKILEGWLPPYDATVTRRLRDAGVIVLGKTNMDEFAMGSSTENSAFGPTGNPWDLTRIPGGSGGGSSASLASFQAPLAIGTDTGGSIRQPAAVTGTVGVKPTYGAVSRYGMVAFSSSLDQGGPCARTVLDAALLHEVIAGHDPLDSTSIDAPVPPVVEAARNGSVQGMRIGVVKEFAGEGYQAGVMQRFNESVELLRELGAEIVEISCPSFDKALAAYYLIAPSECSSNLARFDAMRYGLRVGDDGNHSAEEVTALTRAEGFGAEVKRRIMLGTYALSSGYYDAYYGSAQKVRTLITRDFEKAFEQVDVLVSPTTPTTAFPIGERADDPMAMYLADLCTIPANLAGNAAMSLPCGLAPEDGLPVGLQIIAPAMADDRLYKVGAAVEAALTAAWGHPLLEEAPSL
- the gatC gene encoding Asp-tRNA(Asn)/Glu-tRNA(Gln) amidotransferase subunit GatC, which codes for MPGITREEVAHLARLARLELKDEELDHFAGQLDDIIGAVARVSEVADQDVPPTSHPLPLTNVMRPDEVRPSLTPQEALACAPAQEQQRFKVPQILGEE
- a CDS encoding bifunctional diguanylate cyclase/phosphodiesterase — protein: MKPTESAAPASRLRRAVLPALPAAAVAMAAFAFGIGVFRVLDAGHALFPDGTVGWSFAVLTGIIVGHLVALGRDRWWGGTGSGAALTLAALLLYGWIPAVLISLAVVVLVGAARRHRWRQAVLHGAVDILGVGAGALTLAAFGTRPSVEHPWHTDTWAMSAIPQTVLTAFVYLAVTRALLWYSLAPPGAGLPTAARTALVRHALVGIALLGIAPLIVVVAGDTPLLLPLFAVPLVALDSTLWIARVRAEEQLRDPLTGLPNRQWLLERTWAALDEAERAGTRTALVLLDLDRFRSVNDTLGHLAGDRLLLQIAERLRRALPRGAEVARLGGDEFAVLLPTTDSLTAAQRSARVLVGDLGSPLDLDGLTLVLEASAGVAVYPDHALDAEGLLRRADVAMYQAKRDRSGVELYEARRDGNTPDRLGLLGDLRRALDAGEVELHYQPKVGFDGHVAGLEALVRWVHPDRGRVPPDEFIAMAESSGLMPRLTEYVLETALGQVARWRADGLEVPVAVNVSPRDVHTPGFAGAVAGRLARHGVPAGALQLEITEHVLLEDPQRAADTLAGLTGHGVRMSLDDFGTGYSSLVHLRRLPVSELKIDRSFVARLAVDNEDAEIVRCTVDLAHSLGLLVVAEGVEDDETWERLRDLGCDAVQGWLVAAAMPPEETTAWLRARGESGWSREERDAEPSPAETDADQPVT
- the ligA gene encoding NAD-dependent DNA ligase LigA, with amino-acid sequence MAGEEQSTVPAEARDQHAKIAEQVEEHRFRYYVKDAPIVSDAEFDRLLRSLEALEDEHPELRAPDSPTQKVAGAYETEFTEVQHRERMLSLDNAFDDEELAAWADRIARELGNTSYHYLLELKVDGLAVNLTYERGRLTRAATRGDGRTGEDITPNVRTIAEIPNRLKGDRIPELVEVRGEVFFPRERFDELNARLVEAGKPPFANPRNAAAGSLRQKDPKVTASRPLRMVVHGIGAREGFDIDRLSQAYELLHEWGLPTAAHYRVVDSLEGVREYIAYYGDSEHRHSVEHEIDGAVVKLDEIPLQGRLGSTSRAPRWAIAWKFPPEEVNTKLVDIRVGVGRTGRVTPYAVVEPVTVAGSEVEFATLHNQDVVKAKGVLIGDTVVLRKAGDVIPEILGPVVDLRDGDEREFVMPAECPECHTPLQPAKEGDVDLRCPNGRSCPAQLRERIFYLAGRKCLDIENLGYVAAAALTQPLEPSDPPLKDEGDLFDLDIEQLLPIRSYVLDPDSGLPKRDPRTGEEKVVTFFANQKGEPKKNALAMLANIEAAKQRPLARIITGLSIRHVGPVAATALAREFRSLDRIAEASEEELAAVEGVGGIIAASVKQWFTVDWHREIVEKWRRAGVRLEEEAGEDEGPRPLAGLTVVVTGTLASHTRDGAKEELQNRGAKVTGSVSKKTDFVVVGDNPGSKYDKAMQLKVPVLNDEGFAVLLEQGPDAAKEAALPAPESSEE
- a CDS encoding methionine synthase, with the translated sequence MSEKSSNHHSWGAGAATGVGSMPGGDAREAAKTVTGSLEALPYLAELPARGPGADMIGRTAGMLVELYAHVEPSGWRISDRPGRDTRRARSWLGEDLDALEEYTQGHRGALKVSAVGPWTLAAALELRGGEAALSDPGACRDLTASLAEGLRAHLAEVRRRVPGAEVVLQLDEPSLTAVLAGSVRTASGYRTHPAVDRGVVEGALRDLVAAADGPVVVHSCAPSVPFRLLRRAGAAGISFDLSLLTESEEEAVGETVEGGTALFVGAVPGVEGPLSDPAGSVRGVRTLWRRLGLSPGTLAESVVITPSCGLAGASPAYARAALAHCVRAARSLADNPE
- a CDS encoding SDR family oxidoreductase codes for the protein MGTHLITGAGSGIGTAVAERLAGRGDDLWLLARDAGRAKELERRFPGARTVVGDLADPEKLSWALSHQTLPDRLDSLLHIAGVVDLGEIGELTPKAWNRQLAANLVSPAELTRLLLPQLRLAKGHVLFLNSGAGLRANAQWGAYAASKHGLKALADALRWEESGNGVRVTTVYPGRTATPMQVKVHQQEGKEYDPDRWIAPETVATTVLTALDLPHDAEITDLSVRPRG